Part of the Caldibacillus debilis DSM 16016 genome, CCCTGGTGGGAACGGAAAAATCCGTCGATGAAATCAAGGATATCGCCAAGAACGGCATCGGATCGATGCCTCCGGGAATCTTCAAAGGAACCGATGAAGAACTGCAAAAATTGGCGGAATACATTAAAAGCATCGAAGCGGAATAAAACCGGCGATTTTTCGCCGGTTTTTTTACAAAGCGGGGGTGTTTTCCTTGGTCCGATTTTACGCCTTTTTGCAATACCGGGAGTTCCTTTGGGCGCTGCTATTGGTGAATGCCGCCGGTACGGTTTACGGATACATCTGGTACGGCAGCCAGCTGGCCGAAACCCCCGCCCGTTTCCTGCCTTTCGTCCCGGACAGCCCGACGGCCAGCCTGTTTTTTGTTTTTGTGCTGACCGCCTTTCTTTTGGGAAAGAACTGGCCGCTGTTTGAGGCGCTGGCCCTGGTGACCCTTTTCAAATATGGGATATGGGCGGTGGTCATGAACATTTTGACATTCATCGTGGAAGATGGCCTGCCGTGGGAAGGGTATATGCTGATCGCCTCCCATTTGGCCATGGCCGTCGAAGGATTGTTGTACGCGCCCTTTTACAGGATAAGGGGCGTCCATCTGGCCGTCGCCGCCGTTTGGACGCTGCATAATGACGTCATCGATTACGTCTTCATGATGTATCCCCGGTACCATTCCCTGGCCGAGTATGTTCCGCAAATCGGTTATTTCACCTTTTGGCTGAGCATGGTCTCCATCGGGATCGCTTACTTTTTCTGCTTGCGAAAAACGGGGAATTTCCCGAAAGAAAATTGACCGGATCTGGTCTACTCTTGTCCACCCCCTCATACATATTACTAGGGAAAGAGGGGGGACAGGACATGAAGCTTTTCAAAGGACTCGTGATTTCAGCAGTTGTCGTCGCATGGTTTTTTT contains:
- the lhaT gene encoding lipoprotein heptaprenylglyceryl N-acetyltransferase LhaT, which produces MVRFYAFLQYREFLWALLLVNAAGTVYGYIWYGSQLAETPARFLPFVPDSPTASLFFVFVLTAFLLGKNWPLFEALALVTLFKYGIWAVVMNILTFIVEDGLPWEGYMLIASHLAMAVEGLLYAPFYRIRGVHLAVAAVWTLHNDVIDYVFMMYPRYHSLAEYVPQIGYFTFWLSMVSIGIAYFFCLRKTGNFPKEN